In Thalassotalea fonticola, a single genomic region encodes these proteins:
- the ccoG gene encoding cytochrome c oxidase accessory protein CcoG, which produces MVDNKKPAEVQTQTIPVKNIKVHRPKSGGVEQYKPRDQIYVRKVKGFFQNIRRKMNIFFLAMFAALPWLQYNGQQAILFDVGEQRFNIFGLTLWPQDLTLLAWICIIGAFLLFFVTTFLGRVWCGYLCPQTVWTFIFIWFEEKLEGAANKRKKLDSQQMNFDKFWRKALKHSCWLLFSLLTAITFIGYFTPMQQLTIDFFTFNASVMITLWILFFAFCTYGNAGWMREIMCLHMCPYARFQSAMFDQDTLTVSYDYRRGENRGPRGRKVDPKELGLGDCIDCNLCVEVCPTGIDIRNGLQYECINCGACVDACDGVMEKMKYEKGLIRYTTETVLKGKTVHILRPKLFMYAIVLVLMVGFFVNDIVSRVPLQLDIIRDRNALARENIDGFIENVYTLKVLNKSQQQASYKIDVEGLAGYEWQGDRVVTVDAAQMHTIAISIAVDPYDLKEYMTDISFVIHQTKPANNDVIIKQSSVFFNKR; this is translated from the coding sequence ATGGTTGACAATAAAAAGCCTGCAGAAGTACAAACTCAAACAATACCGGTTAAAAATATTAAGGTTCATCGACCTAAATCTGGTGGTGTTGAGCAATATAAACCACGCGATCAAATTTATGTTCGTAAAGTTAAAGGCTTCTTCCAAAACATTCGTCGTAAAATGAATATTTTTTTCCTAGCCATGTTTGCCGCCCTTCCTTGGCTGCAATACAACGGCCAACAAGCAATTTTATTTGATGTTGGTGAGCAAAGGTTCAACATTTTTGGGTTAACGCTTTGGCCGCAAGATTTAACCTTGCTCGCTTGGATTTGTATCATTGGCGCGTTCTTACTGTTTTTTGTCACGACTTTTTTAGGGCGAGTTTGGTGTGGTTATTTATGCCCCCAAACCGTGTGGACATTTATCTTTATCTGGTTTGAAGAAAAACTTGAAGGTGCTGCCAATAAGCGCAAAAAACTTGATTCGCAACAGATGAATTTTGATAAATTCTGGCGTAAAGCGCTGAAACATAGCTGTTGGCTGCTATTCTCGTTGTTAACTGCTATTACCTTTATTGGTTATTTTACCCCAATGCAGCAGTTAACCATCGACTTTTTTACCTTTAATGCCTCAGTGATGATCACTCTTTGGATCTTGTTTTTTGCCTTTTGTACTTATGGTAATGCCGGTTGGATGCGTGAAATTATGTGTTTGCATATGTGTCCATATGCACGTTTTCAATCAGCAATGTTTGATCAGGATACATTAACCGTTTCTTATGATTACCGCCGTGGTGAAAACAGAGGGCCAAGAGGACGCAAAGTTGATCCAAAAGAATTAGGTTTAGGCGACTGTATCGATTGTAATCTGTGTGTTGAGGTTTGTCCTACTGGTATCGATATTCGTAATGGCCTGCAATATGAGTGTATAAACTGTGGTGCTTGTGTGGATGCTTGTGATGGCGTGATGGAAAAAATGAAGTATGAAAAAGGACTTATCCGCTATACCACCGAAACAGTTCTCAAAGGCAAAACTGTGCATATTCTGCGCCCAAAACTGTTTATGTATGCAATTGTATTGGTGCTAATGGTTGGCTTCTTTGTCAATGATATTGTTAGCAGGGTGCCGCTACAACTTGATATTATTCGTGATAGAAACGCCCTGGCACGTGAAAATATTGATGGCTTTATCGAAAATGTTTATACCTTAAAAGTATTAAATAAATCGCAACAGCAAGCCAGTTATAAAATAGATGTTGAAGGCTTGGCAGGCTATGAATGGCAAGGCGATAGAGTGGTAACTGTTGATGCCGCTCAAATGCATACTATTGCCATTAGTATTGCCGTAGACCCGTATGATTTGAAAGAGTATATGACCGATATATCGTTTGTCATTCATCAAACAAAACCTGCTAATAATGATGTGATCATTAAACAAAGCAGCGTGTTCTTTAATAAACGATGA
- a CDS encoding serine/threonine protein kinase, which translates to MADFSFSSLRPETIIDGLEAAGFSVASGLLALNSYENRVYQFHDDDMVKYVTKFYRPNRWSLAQIQEEHDFALELEAQELPMVAPLVKDGQSIFTHQGFTFAVFPCRGGRIFEVDNLDQLEWMGRFVGRIHAVASTKPFVCRPEISTEESLIQAREIIANGNMVSSGLHLPFFTVLDQVIDIAISQYKPTKKIRLHGDCHAGNILWTDAGPHFVDLDDCRTGPAIQDLWMMLSGDRQNRLLQLDTLLMGYEEFFSFEHNELTLIESLRSMRLINYMAWLTKRWQDPAFPRNFPWFNTEKYWEQQILMLKEQHAILQEPSLSLNLGN; encoded by the coding sequence TTGGCAGACTTTAGTTTTTCATCCCTTCGGCCGGAAACCATCATTGATGGATTAGAAGCCGCAGGTTTTAGTGTCGCCAGTGGTTTACTGGCGTTGAACAGTTATGAAAACAGAGTGTATCAATTTCATGACGACGACATGGTAAAGTACGTTACCAAGTTTTATCGACCTAATCGCTGGAGTCTTGCGCAAATTCAAGAAGAGCATGATTTTGCTTTAGAACTTGAAGCGCAAGAATTACCTATGGTTGCGCCACTGGTGAAAGATGGTCAGAGCATCTTTACTCATCAAGGCTTTACCTTTGCGGTGTTTCCTTGTCGTGGTGGCCGAATATTTGAAGTAGACAATTTAGACCAACTGGAATGGATGGGCCGCTTTGTTGGCCGTATACATGCAGTTGCCAGCACTAAGCCATTTGTATGCCGCCCTGAAATCAGCACTGAAGAAAGCTTAATTCAAGCTCGAGAGATAATTGCTAATGGCAATATGGTCAGTTCAGGTTTACATTTACCCTTTTTTACTGTCTTAGATCAAGTTATAGATATTGCCATAAGCCAATATAAACCGACTAAAAAGATACGTTTACATGGCGATTGTCATGCAGGTAATATTTTATGGACTGATGCTGGTCCACACTTTGTTGACTTGGATGACTGCCGTACTGGTCCTGCCATACAAGACCTTTGGATGATGCTTTCCGGCGACCGCCAAAATAGGTTGTTACAATTGGATACGCTTTTAATGGGCTATGAGGAGTTTTTTTCATTTGAACATAATGAGCTAACACTGATAGAATCATTACGTTCAATGAGATTAATTAATTATATGGCGTGGTTAACTAAGCGTTGGCAAGATCCAGCTTTTCCGCGAAACTTTCCCTGGTTTAATACCGAGAAATATTGGGAACAGCAAATTTTAATGTTAAAAGAGCAGCATGCTATTTTACAAGAGCCAAGTTTAAGTTTGAACTTAGGTAACTAA
- a CDS encoding thiol:disulfide interchange protein DsbA/DsbL: MKKFISSIFIALMVSACSQAADYKEGTHYTVVNDTVSAKPEVREYFSFYCPHCLRFEPLMKDIKKSLPEGATFEKNHVDFLRAASPEVQFNITKAMIAAQQMPQAEQLIAAMFDAIQVQRKPLASTAELRKLFEGVGADGEKFEKLMSSFGVNSKAKQMKKFQDEMTRKGAITGVPTIIVNGKYKVEAGGLDRADFLNDYKNVVMYLLTLK; encoded by the coding sequence ATGAAAAAGTTTATTAGCTCAATTTTTATCGCCTTAATGGTATCAGCGTGTTCACAAGCTGCTGACTACAAAGAAGGCACACATTACACTGTAGTAAATGATACTGTGTCAGCAAAACCGGAAGTACGAGAATATTTCTCATTCTATTGCCCGCACTGTTTACGTTTTGAACCATTAATGAAAGACATCAAAAAGTCTTTACCTGAAGGTGCTACATTTGAAAAAAATCACGTAGATTTCTTACGTGCAGCAAGCCCTGAAGTGCAATTTAACATCACTAAAGCAATGATTGCTGCTCAGCAAATGCCTCAAGCAGAGCAATTAATTGCCGCAATGTTTGATGCCATTCAAGTACAGCGTAAGCCATTAGCATCTACTGCTGAATTACGTAAGTTATTTGAAGGTGTTGGAGCCGATGGTGAGAAATTCGAAAAATTAATGTCTAGTTTTGGCGTTAATTCAAAAGCTAAGCAAATGAAAAAGTTTCAAGATGAAATGACTCGTAAGGGCGCGATTACTGGCGTACCAACCATTATTGTAAATGGTAAGTATAAAGTTGAAGCTGGCGGTCTAGATCGAGCAGACTTCTTAAATGATTATAAAAACGTGGTAATGTATTTACTAACGTTAAAATAA
- a CDS encoding RidA family protein: MMIERIETKQRMSRIVKHNGTIYLCGQVCKDAEQGITEQTQTMLDKVETLLEQAGSDKEHILSATIYVKTMADFAAMNEVWDNWVPAGFAPARACVEASMARDALLVEISVVAAEK; this comes from the coding sequence ATTATGATCGAACGTATTGAAACCAAGCAACGGATGAGCCGTATTGTAAAACACAACGGCACCATTTATTTATGTGGGCAAGTTTGTAAAGATGCTGAGCAAGGCATTACTGAACAAACACAAACCATGTTGGATAAAGTTGAAACCTTATTAGAGCAAGCGGGTAGTGATAAAGAACACATTTTATCGGCGACCATTTATGTTAAAACCATGGCTGATTTTGCCGCAATGAATGAAGTTTGGGATAACTGGGTACCGGCAGGATTTGCGCCAGCAAGAGCCTGCGTAGAAGCAAGTATGGCCCGCGATGCGCTATTAGTTGAAATATCAGTTGTTGCTGCAGAAAAGTAA
- a CDS encoding TetR/AcrR family transcriptional regulator, with protein MRNAEFDKEKVLRSAMNAFMHKGYAKTSMQDLKAATGLHPGSIYCAFENKRGLLLAALEQYRLDRKTEFEQFFSGTQPTLINLKAYLDNVVAECLSCDSAQSCLLTKALNEIAEQDEEIQKIISDNLLMLQQALAEKFEQAKTEQSIDAEKDSTHLARYFLMGIYGLRTFAHTHPKADVLEQLAQQLYHDISA; from the coding sequence ATGCGTAATGCAGAATTTGATAAAGAAAAAGTCCTAAGGTCAGCAATGAATGCTTTTATGCATAAAGGTTATGCTAAAACCAGCATGCAAGATCTCAAAGCGGCAACAGGATTACATCCAGGTTCTATTTATTGTGCCTTTGAAAATAAACGAGGTTTATTATTGGCTGCACTTGAGCAATATCGGTTAGATCGAAAAACCGAGTTTGAGCAATTTTTTTCAGGTACCCAACCAACACTAATTAATTTAAAGGCTTATCTTGATAATGTGGTGGCCGAGTGCTTAAGTTGCGACAGCGCACAATCTTGTTTACTGACCAAAGCATTAAATGAAATAGCAGAGCAAGATGAAGAAATTCAAAAAATTATTAGTGATAACTTGTTAATGTTACAGCAGGCTCTCGCTGAAAAATTTGAGCAAGCAAAAACTGAACAAAGCATCGACGCCGAAAAAGATAGTACTCATTTAGCCCGCTATTTTTTGATGGGGATTTACGGTTTAAGAACTTTTGCGCACACCCATCCTAAAGCAGATGTATTAGAACAATTAGCGCAACAGCTTTATCATGACATTTCTGCCTAA
- a CDS encoding alkene reductase has protein sequence MTENLFKPYALNNTINLNNRILMAPLTRCMADDDLVPTQAMADYYARRAEAGLIISEAVIIRPDGQGYPNTPGLFSQSQIEGWQRVTSAVHNNGGKIFAQLWHTGRVAHPYFYSNGDDNAAVMAPSAIAVEGSVPRMRELTYKTPKAVTIDEINTLIYDYAQAAENAIAAGFDGVEIHGANGYLIDQFLHHDSNRRTDEYGGNSENMSRFALQVVDAVIDRIGHDKTALRVSPGAYFNLEGDNRDRDVFDHLLPQLEKRNLAFLHIGIFDDSMEFDYLGGRVSSYVRANYNKTLVGVGSYSAETASSAIDTDKFDLVAIGRPFIANPDYVAKIRNNEPLVSYSDEMLTSLV, from the coding sequence ATGACTGAAAATTTATTTAAACCTTATGCGCTAAATAATACGATTAATTTGAACAACCGTATTTTAATGGCGCCGTTAACACGCTGCATGGCAGATGATGATTTAGTGCCAACCCAAGCTATGGCCGATTATTATGCTCGCCGAGCAGAAGCAGGTTTGATCATTTCTGAAGCGGTGATAATTCGCCCTGATGGTCAAGGCTATCCCAATACTCCTGGATTATTCAGTCAGTCACAAATAGAAGGTTGGCAACGGGTAACGTCAGCAGTACACAATAATGGCGGTAAAATATTTGCCCAGCTTTGGCATACTGGCCGTGTCGCTCATCCTTACTTTTATAGTAATGGCGATGATAATGCTGCAGTCATGGCACCATCAGCTATTGCTGTTGAAGGTAGCGTACCAAGAATGCGTGAACTCACCTATAAAACGCCGAAAGCCGTAACAATAGATGAGATCAACACCTTAATATATGATTATGCGCAAGCGGCCGAAAATGCGATTGCGGCAGGTTTTGATGGCGTCGAAATTCATGGCGCTAATGGCTACCTCATCGATCAATTTTTGCATCATGACAGTAACCGTCGTACTGATGAGTACGGTGGCAATAGTGAAAATATGAGTCGCTTCGCATTGCAAGTTGTTGATGCCGTTATTGACCGAATTGGCCATGATAAAACTGCATTAAGAGTTTCGCCAGGAGCCTATTTTAATCTGGAAGGGGACAATCGAGACCGTGATGTATTTGATCACCTGCTACCTCAACTAGAAAAGCGAAATTTAGCGTTTCTGCATATTGGTATATTTGACGATAGTATGGAGTTTGACTATTTAGGTGGCCGCGTTTCTAGCTATGTAAGAGCTAACTATAATAAAACATTAGTGGGTGTGGGCAGTTACAGTGCAGAAACTGCAAGTAGCGCAATAGATACTGACAAATTTGATCTTGTCGCTATCGGTAGGCCTTTTATCGCTAACCCTGATTATGTTGCAAAAATTAGAAATAATGAGCCACTAGTCAGCTATTCTGATGAAATGTTAACGAGCTTAGTTTAA
- a CDS encoding TVP38/TMEM64 family protein, giving the protein MKSFWLKYKAAITFLGFFLIVSAAIGLLFNYSGLLSQFDQNWVDNSIKQQGNSGILYFITVIALATSVGLPRQVAAFAAGYAFGIWQGTLVATFAAALGCCITFYTARFIARPLVLKRFSDKVEIFNNFLQKDTFQKTFIIRLIPAGNNFLLNLCSGVGDISAKKYISASYLGFFPQMAIFALAGSGIQMMSYWQIGASAVLSVVACLLSYRLYHKYKIELETSK; this is encoded by the coding sequence ATGAAATCTTTTTGGTTGAAATATAAAGCCGCTATTACATTTTTAGGCTTTTTCTTAATAGTCAGTGCAGCCATAGGGTTGCTATTCAATTACTCAGGCCTACTATCTCAATTTGATCAGAATTGGGTCGATAACAGCATTAAGCAGCAAGGTAATTCCGGCATTTTGTATTTTATTACGGTGATTGCTTTAGCAACAAGTGTAGGTTTGCCAAGACAAGTGGCCGCCTTTGCCGCAGGGTATGCGTTTGGTATATGGCAAGGCACTTTAGTTGCTACCTTTGCGGCAGCATTAGGTTGTTGCATCACCTTTTATACGGCCCGATTTATTGCCAGACCATTAGTTTTAAAACGCTTTAGTGACAAAGTTGAAATCTTTAACAATTTCCTGCAAAAAGACACCTTCCAAAAAACCTTTATTATTCGTCTTATTCCCGCCGGTAATAACTTTCTATTGAACCTATGTTCCGGTGTTGGTGATATTTCAGCTAAAAAATACATTAGCGCATCATATTTAGGTTTCTTCCCACAAATGGCAATATTTGCCTTGGCCGGCAGTGGCATTCAAATGATGTCTTATTGGCAAATAGGGGCAAGTGCTGTACTAAGTGTTGTCGCTTGTTTATTAAGTTATCGCTTGTATCATAAATATAAAATTGAGTTAGAAACTAGCAAATAA
- a CDS encoding single-stranded DNA-binding protein, with amino-acid sequence MTDKTRPIDKPVEKQQQCHVILAGNLVAKPEIRYRANPVVPIAEFVIATNQSWFDKRTNSFKDWTSYHTCHFEGHDVEKHFLYADKGQLLLIHGAMSTSKKRNKDIIQIESLSLIGKGIHNGINQLICNATLSSAVKLVTTENNVSLAEFTVTINEPGFVESDHHFKGQKISRLVHLWGKSAEFFASKAQPEEQILIEGTVSYLSTNKKQQLIEAKKVIICPAP; translated from the coding sequence ATGACAGATAAAACCAGACCTATTGATAAACCGGTAGAAAAACAACAACAATGTCATGTAATTTTGGCCGGTAATTTAGTTGCCAAGCCTGAAATTCGTTATCGGGCAAACCCTGTTGTGCCTATTGCAGAATTCGTAATTGCGACTAATCAGTCTTGGTTTGATAAGAGAACCAACTCGTTTAAAGACTGGACTAGCTATCATACCTGTCACTTTGAAGGTCATGACGTAGAAAAGCACTTTCTTTATGCTGACAAAGGCCAGTTACTATTAATACATGGCGCGATGAGTACCAGTAAAAAACGTAATAAAGATATCATTCAAATTGAGTCTTTGTCGTTAATTGGTAAAGGTATCCACAACGGTATTAACCAGCTTATTTGTAATGCGACTTTAAGCTCTGCAGTTAAGTTAGTAACCACTGAAAACAACGTAAGTTTGGCTGAATTTACCGTAACAATTAATGAGCCAGGCTTTGTAGAATCCGATCATCACTTTAAAGGTCAAAAGATCAGTCGCTTAGTTCATCTTTGGGGCAAAAGCGCAGAGTTTTTTGCCAGTAAAGCTCAACCTGAAGAGCAAATCCTTATAGAAGGGACGGTAAGTTACCTTAGCACCAATAAAAAACAGCAATTGATTGAAGCCAAGAAAGTTATCATTTGCCCTGCACCTTAA
- a CDS encoding LacI family DNA-binding transcriptional regulator: MATIKDVARIAGVSVASVSRVINNGPKVSKKTIENVNKVMADLGYTPNANARALVTQKSTTVGVVIPDLTDPFFASLAHGVEQVARQQNMQLLLSTGLVTAESEQQAINLLIERRCDVMVIHSKKLSDDALIALTNKVSGLVLIDRYIEQVAHRCVWLDNLEGGKIAARHLLTLKHQTFACISSKYQIDDPSLRLQGFQSELNAAGFNLDQQLVEYGEPNLQGGEITTQKLLASGKKFSALFVYNDAMAIGAISTLEDNGYRVPTDISVIGFDDVLLSRYSRPKLTTLNYPIEEMAIQAANLALDLANKNDKNNNTKDFKYIPTLTKRESTSINDQ, encoded by the coding sequence ATGGCCACCATTAAAGATGTCGCTCGAATTGCCGGTGTTTCAGTTGCATCTGTATCCAGAGTTATAAATAACGGACCGAAAGTCAGTAAGAAGACCATTGAGAATGTTAATAAGGTAATGGCTGATTTAGGCTATACACCTAATGCCAATGCTCGTGCATTAGTGACACAGAAAAGTACCACTGTTGGTGTTGTTATTCCTGACTTAACCGACCCTTTTTTTGCTTCTCTTGCCCATGGCGTTGAGCAAGTTGCTCGCCAGCAAAACATGCAACTGCTATTAAGTACCGGCTTAGTTACGGCAGAATCTGAGCAACAAGCCATTAATTTACTTATTGAAAGACGCTGTGATGTGATGGTGATCCATAGTAAAAAATTATCTGATGACGCACTGATTGCATTAACAAATAAAGTATCAGGGTTAGTGCTCATCGACAGATATATTGAACAAGTTGCTCATCGCTGTGTTTGGTTAGATAATTTAGAAGGCGGCAAAATAGCAGCTCGACATTTACTAACGTTAAAGCATCAAACTTTTGCCTGTATTTCCAGTAAGTATCAAATTGATGATCCGAGCCTCAGACTGCAAGGCTTTCAGAGTGAGCTAAATGCTGCTGGCTTTAACCTTGATCAACAACTGGTTGAATATGGCGAACCTAACTTACAAGGTGGTGAAATTACCACGCAGAAGTTATTAGCCTCAGGTAAAAAGTTTTCCGCCTTGTTTGTTTATAACGATGCAATGGCAATTGGTGCCATTTCAACGTTAGAAGATAATGGTTACAGAGTACCTACTGACATTTCAGTAATAGGCTTTGATGATGTATTACTATCACGTTATTCAAGACCTAAGCTTACCACACTTAACTACCCTATTGAAGAAATGGCAATTCAAGCTGCAAATTTAGCCCTTGATTTAGCCAATAAGAATGACAAAAACAACAATACAAAAGACTTTAAATATATTCCAACACTGACAAAGCGTGAATCAACCAGTATAAATGATCAATAA